One stretch of Hymenobacter chitinivorans DSM 11115 DNA includes these proteins:
- a CDS encoding fascin domain-containing protein, which translates to MNTSFICSISSVAFPGVYLRLDGQRLSKRVGAGAGLANGQFGTRQWEKFMLTKQADGTFTIGSIAFPGVYLRLDGRNITERNAVGVGVVNGQFGAYAWERFRLTPAIDGTFTIESAEFPGVFLRLDGRISKEYHASGAGTANGQFGAYSWEQFRLIPDLG; encoded by the coding sequence TTGAATACCTCTTTTATCTGCTCCATTAGCTCAGTTGCCTTCCCTGGCGTTTATCTGCGCCTTGATGGCCAACGGCTCTCTAAGCGAGTTGGGGCGGGAGCAGGCCTGGCCAACGGTCAATTCGGTACCCGTCAGTGGGAGAAATTCATGCTCACCAAGCAAGCCGACGGCACCTTCACGATTGGCTCAATTGCTTTTCCCGGCGTTTACCTGCGACTCGACGGCCGCAACATCACGGAGCGGAATGCGGTGGGAGTAGGGGTCGTTAACGGTCAGTTCGGGGCCTATGCCTGGGAGCGTTTTCGCCTCACGCCGGCTATAGATGGTACGTTTACGATAGAGTCAGCAGAATTTCCGGGCGTCTTTCTGCGGCTGGACGGCAGGATTAGTAAGGAATATCACGCTTCAGGAGCTGGTACTGCCAATGGCCAGTTTGGAGCATACTCCTGGGAACAGTTTCGCCTAATTCCCGACCTGGGCTAG
- a CDS encoding ABC transporter permease: MATRLTSFSPAAAPPARPPGYYVRRRLLQNRPAMLGLGFIVLCTLVALLGYWVLPDNSPDANNSIVQLQKQPPGLRVQLLRIPLPDSSYQATNLFGTWLRGKPQEFREIPIATGSVAHMKFDSVSFRPWTAPDAPRAAAQSIAINPKYEDPHTRTYWLGTDKAGRDTLSRLLLGTRVSLGIGLVAVLISLALGMLIGAVAGYVGGWVDSVLMGVMTVVWSIPGIMLVIAISLALDSKGVWTSFVAVGLTMWVDVARVVRGQMLSLREKTFVEAGRVLGLPQSRLIARHLLPNMTGPLIVIATSNFAAAILLEAGLSFLGLGVQPPAPSWGLMVNEGFQLLGTQAGLWLTLLPGLAISLLVLSFNLLGNGLRDAYDPKTPLGG; the protein is encoded by the coding sequence GTGGCCACCCGCCTCACTTCCTTTAGTCCGGCCGCCGCGCCGCCGGCCCGGCCGCCGGGCTACTACGTGCGCCGGCGCCTGCTCCAGAACCGGCCCGCCATGCTGGGCCTGGGCTTTATCGTGCTCTGCACCCTGGTGGCCCTGCTGGGCTACTGGGTGCTGCCCGACAACTCGCCCGACGCCAACAATAGCATCGTGCAGCTGCAAAAGCAGCCCCCGGGCCTGCGGGTGCAGCTGTTGCGCATCCCATTGCCCGATTCCTCGTACCAGGCCACCAATCTGTTCGGCACCTGGCTCCGGGGTAAGCCCCAGGAGTTCAGGGAAATTCCCATTGCCACGGGTAGCGTGGCGCATATGAAGTTTGACTCGGTGAGCTTCCGGCCCTGGACGGCTCCCGATGCCCCCCGCGCCGCCGCCCAAAGCATTGCCATCAATCCTAAGTACGAGGACCCGCATACCCGCACCTACTGGCTGGGCACCGACAAGGCCGGGCGCGACACGCTGAGCCGCCTGCTGCTGGGTACCCGGGTGTCGTTGGGCATTGGCCTGGTGGCGGTGCTCATTTCCCTGGCCCTGGGCATGCTCATCGGGGCCGTGGCCGGCTACGTGGGCGGCTGGGTCGATAGTGTGCTGATGGGGGTGATGACCGTGGTCTGGAGCATTCCGGGCATCATGCTGGTCATTGCCATTTCCCTGGCCCTGGATAGCAAGGGCGTCTGGACTTCCTTCGTGGCCGTGGGCCTCACCATGTGGGTCGACGTGGCCCGGGTGGTGCGGGGGCAGATGCTGAGCTTGCGCGAGAAAACCTTCGTCGAAGCCGGCCGGGTGCTGGGCCTGCCCCAGAGCCGCCTGATTGCCCGCCACCTGCTACCCAACATGACCGGCCCGCTGATAGTCATTGCAACCAGTAACTTTGCGGCGGCCATTCTGCTGGAGGCCGGCCTGAGCTTTCTGGGCCTGGGCGTGCAGCCGCCGGCCCCGTCCTGGGGCCTGATGGTGAACGAAGGCTTCCAGCTGCTGGGCACCCAGGCCGGCCTGTGGCTCACGCTGCTGCCGGGCTTGGCCATCAGCCTGCTGGTGCTTAGCTTCAACCTGCTGGGCAACGGCCTGCGCGACGCCTACGACCCCAAAACCCCGCTGGGAGGGTAG
- a CDS encoding glycosyltransferase — protein sequence MLLLTAYFTLWFLVLAASALLFWVRRRPAPAPLPQPWPRVSILIAARNEEAAIGRCLQAIRQLSYPAELVEVLLGDDASTDQTRAVAQAAMQGYAGQFRCLTITEPLGLARGKANVLAHLARAATTEYFCITDADIAVPTGWIQGLLPFAQPGVGTVTGLTVVEGPRLFDQLQGLDWLQSLGLVQVVSDFGRPVTAMGNNMLVTRAAYEATGGYEQLPFSVTEDYALFEAVLRRGFTFRNVFRPEVLAVSLPISTPARLLHQRRRWLRGVEALPWWLQGGLLFYAGFYPLLLVLAWVASPLAALSVLVGKMLLQGLLAAACYHRAGRRLSWHLLPAFELYTIALTVGLSVFRLLPLSFDWKGRAYK from the coding sequence ATGCTGTTGCTCACCGCCTATTTTACCCTCTGGTTTCTGGTTCTGGCCGCCTCCGCGCTGCTGTTCTGGGTGCGGCGGCGCCCGGCTCCGGCCCCCTTGCCCCAGCCCTGGCCCCGGGTCAGCATCCTCATTGCGGCCCGCAACGAAGAAGCCGCCATTGGCCGCTGCCTGCAAGCCATCCGGCAGCTGAGCTACCCGGCGGAGCTGGTGGAGGTGCTGCTCGGCGACGACGCCTCCACCGACCAGACCCGGGCCGTGGCCCAGGCCGCAATGCAGGGCTACGCCGGCCAGTTTCGCTGCCTTACCATCACCGAGCCGCTGGGCCTGGCCCGGGGCAAGGCCAACGTGCTGGCCCACCTGGCCCGGGCCGCCACCACCGAGTATTTCTGTATCACCGACGCCGATATTGCCGTGCCCACCGGCTGGATTCAGGGTCTGCTGCCCTTTGCCCAGCCCGGCGTCGGCACCGTCACGGGCCTGACCGTGGTGGAGGGCCCGCGCCTGTTCGACCAGCTTCAGGGCCTCGACTGGCTGCAGTCGTTGGGTCTGGTGCAGGTCGTGTCCGACTTCGGGCGGCCCGTCACGGCCATGGGTAATAACATGCTCGTCACGCGGGCGGCCTACGAGGCCACCGGGGGCTACGAGCAGCTGCCGTTTTCGGTCACCGAGGACTACGCCTTGTTTGAGGCCGTGCTACGGCGGGGCTTCACGTTTCGCAACGTGTTTCGGCCCGAAGTGCTGGCTGTTTCGCTGCCCATCAGCACGCCGGCCCGGCTGCTGCACCAGCGGCGGCGCTGGCTGCGGGGTGTGGAGGCCCTGCCGTGGTGGCTGCAGGGCGGGCTGCTGTTCTACGCCGGCTTTTACCCGTTGCTGCTGGTGCTGGCCTGGGTAGCCAGCCCGCTGGCCGCCCTAAGCGTACTGGTGGGCAAAATGCTACTCCAGGGCCTGCTGGCTGCCGCCTGCTACCACCGCGCCGGCCGCCGCCTGTCCTGGCACCTGCTGCCCGCCTTTGAGCTCTACACCATTGCCCTCACCGTCGGCCTGAGCGTATTCCGCTTGTTGCCGCTGTCCTTCGACTGGAAAGGCCGGGCGTATAAGTAA
- a CDS encoding GumC domain-containing protein — MSSRSYSLLGLWPVINRWKYLVAAAVALALIISVVVSLALPNIYKSTAVFYPTNPNTTDPDRIVSDGGKLELGGRAEDLDRVITIGESQTLAELIIKRFDLHEHYKTGAAGDDAADQGALDEFNSNFTIVHNDRDAIEVNFQDRDKVLAAKVANAIVQAIDSINQQLTFENRRKIIDLYQGRKEFLEREYTAAHDSLLAGRRRYGIYGMENESRYLGRAIIETETKLRQAEGEGNSSKAAGYRKALRGLTQAEGGNVLNLENYVKGTDRMATAYARFADIQGRLIGARNAYETAKLAISGKISSIYVVQKAFPATKKTKPVRWLIVVSSVVVTLALSIILITLLELYRGNLSVGRPGSEPQF; from the coding sequence ATGTCATCCCGCTCTTATTCGCTACTGGGCTTGTGGCCCGTTATTAACCGGTGGAAATATTTAGTAGCTGCCGCCGTGGCGTTAGCGCTGATTATCAGCGTAGTGGTAAGCCTGGCCCTGCCGAATATCTACAAGTCGACCGCCGTATTCTACCCCACCAACCCCAACACCACCGACCCCGACCGAATTGTGTCGGACGGGGGCAAACTGGAGCTGGGCGGCCGGGCCGAAGACCTGGACCGCGTGATTACCATCGGCGAGTCGCAAACCCTGGCTGAGCTCATTATCAAGCGATTCGACCTGCACGAGCACTACAAGACCGGGGCCGCCGGCGACGATGCCGCCGATCAGGGCGCCCTGGACGAGTTCAACAGCAACTTCACCATCGTCCACAACGACCGAGACGCTATTGAAGTCAACTTCCAGGACCGCGACAAGGTGCTGGCCGCCAAGGTGGCCAACGCCATTGTGCAGGCCATCGACTCGATTAACCAGCAGCTGACGTTCGAAAACCGCCGCAAAATCATTGACCTCTACCAGGGCCGCAAGGAGTTTCTGGAGCGCGAGTACACCGCCGCCCACGACTCGCTGCTGGCCGGCCGCCGCCGCTACGGCATCTACGGCATGGAGAATGAGTCGCGCTACCTGGGCCGGGCCATTATCGAAACCGAAACCAAGCTGCGCCAGGCCGAAGGCGAGGGCAACAGCAGCAAGGCCGCCGGTTACCGCAAGGCCCTGCGCGGCCTCACCCAGGCCGAGGGCGGCAACGTGCTCAACCTGGAAAACTACGTCAAGGGCACCGACCGGATGGCCACCGCCTACGCCCGCTTCGCCGACATTCAGGGCCGCCTGATTGGGGCCCGCAATGCCTACGAAACGGCCAAGCTGGCCATCAGTGGCAAGATTTCCTCGATTTACGTGGTCCAGAAGGCCTTCCCGGCCACCAAGAAGACCAAGCCCGTGCGCTGGCTGATTGTGGTTTCGTCGGTGGTCGTGACCCTGGCGCTGTCCATTATTCTCATCACCCTGCTCGAACTCTACCGCGGCAACCTGAGCGTGGGGCGCCCGGGCTCGGAGCCGCAGTTTTAA
- a CDS encoding TatD family hydrolase, with product MQLTDSHAHIYSEQFKTDRDEALHRAYEAGVTTIVMPNIDHTSIDGMLETEARFPQQCFSMMGLHPCSVGKDFERELYLVEEWLGKRPFAAVGECGIDLYWDKTTLAQQQEALRVQVALAKKHGLPLVLHTRDAFQETADIIEAAQDGTLTGVFHCFSGSPEEAARVLRLGFKLGIGGVATFKNGGADKFLPDIALEHLLLETDCPYLAPVPHRGKRNEPSYLPLIARRVAELLRKDPAEIAEATTRNAQALFKL from the coding sequence ATGCAGCTCACCGATTCCCACGCCCATATCTACTCCGAGCAGTTCAAAACCGACCGGGACGAAGCCCTGCACCGCGCCTACGAGGCCGGCGTCACGACCATCGTTATGCCCAACATCGACCACACCAGCATCGACGGTATGCTCGAAACCGAAGCCCGCTTTCCCCAGCAGTGCTTCTCGATGATGGGCCTGCACCCGTGCTCGGTGGGCAAGGACTTCGAGCGGGAGCTATACCTGGTGGAAGAATGGCTGGGCAAGCGCCCGTTTGCGGCAGTAGGGGAGTGCGGTATCGACCTGTACTGGGACAAAACCACGCTGGCCCAGCAGCAGGAGGCCCTGCGGGTGCAGGTGGCGCTGGCCAAAAAGCACGGCTTACCGCTCGTGCTCCACACCCGGGACGCCTTCCAGGAAACGGCCGATATCATCGAGGCGGCCCAGGACGGCACGCTCACCGGCGTGTTTCACTGCTTCTCGGGCAGCCCGGAAGAAGCGGCCCGGGTGCTGCGGCTGGGCTTTAAGCTGGGCATTGGTGGGGTGGCCACCTTCAAAAACGGCGGGGCCGACAAGTTTCTGCCCGACATTGCCCTGGAGCACCTGCTGCTCGAAACCGACTGCCCTTACCTGGCCCCGGTGCCCCACCGCGGCAAGCGCAACGAGCCGTCCTACCTGCCCCTGATTGCCCGCCGCGTAGCCGAGCTGCTGCGCAAAGACCCCGCGGAAATTGCCGAAGCCACCACCCGCAACGCCCAGGCGCTGTTTAAGTTGTGA
- a CDS encoding polysaccharide deacetylase family protein produces the protein MHLHRLPEVMHRWLPNTIWRGPHAQGGPKTLYLTFDDGPIPEETPWVLEQLAQFNAKALFFCVGDNLQRHPDIARAALAAGHQLGNHTFHHLSGWSTPAADYHADIAHCQQALDAVLDEAAPRFFRPPYGRLTPGLNRQLEPKYRIVMWDLLTCDYDKDYAPEKCLRDALRLTRPGSVVVFHDSIKASRNMRYVLPRYLAHFAEQGYQFELL, from the coding sequence ATGCATCTTCACCGTTTGCCCGAAGTAATGCACCGCTGGCTGCCCAATACCATCTGGCGGGGGCCGCACGCCCAGGGCGGGCCCAAGACGCTCTACCTGACTTTTGACGACGGGCCGATTCCGGAGGAAACTCCCTGGGTGTTGGAACAGCTGGCCCAGTTCAACGCCAAAGCCCTGTTTTTCTGCGTCGGCGACAACCTGCAGCGCCACCCCGACATTGCCCGCGCGGCTCTGGCCGCCGGTCATCAGCTCGGCAACCATACCTTTCACCACCTCAGCGGCTGGAGCACTCCGGCGGCCGACTACCACGCCGACATTGCCCACTGCCAGCAGGCCCTCGACGCGGTGCTGGACGAAGCCGCCCCGCGCTTTTTTCGGCCGCCCTACGGCCGCCTCACCCCGGGCCTCAACCGGCAGCTGGAGCCTAAGTACCGCATCGTAATGTGGGATTTGCTGACCTGCGACTACGACAAGGACTACGCCCCCGAAAAGTGCCTGCGCGACGCCCTGCGCCTGACGCGGCCCGGTTCGGTGGTGGTGTTTCACGACAGTATCAAGGCCAGCCGCAATATGCGCTACGTGCTGCCGCGCTACCTGGCCCACTTTGCCGAGCAGGGCTACCAGTTCGAGCTGCTGTAG
- a CDS encoding PP2C family protein-serine/threonine phosphatase, whose amino-acid sequence MPDTSHVHPDVLSLRKVLLLKKQELSALLEITQAINQDTTEETLYKIFQFTLLGQLNIRRIVLYVKDEGRWQCTVSFGFQLADFRKIELPDEIIDTCVAGACSISSLKLGAEWQKLDTVIPVTQQDAVLAYVMIGNVQDDYADEEAIKFLETLSNILVGAIENRRLNRQRISAAAMRKEIEIAQEVQNLLFPSKLPNDNQVAVHASYVPHTAIGGDYYDVVSIDQDRFLFCVADVSGKGVPASLLMSNFQAGLRTLLRQNVELATIVHELNHLLFRNSGGEKFITVFFGIYNRATRKLQYVNAGHNDPILLPDSGPIQYLKEGTVMLGIMEKLPMLTVGEADIPPHSLLLSYTDGLTEVFDESGAEYGEEGLIKLIRRNRYLPLGALHKEMLREIEEFSVTKNHFADDITILSCRFK is encoded by the coding sequence ATGCCTGATACGAGCCACGTGCACCCCGACGTTCTGAGCCTGCGCAAGGTGCTGCTGCTGAAAAAGCAGGAGCTGAGCGCTCTGCTGGAAATCACCCAGGCCATCAACCAGGACACGACCGAGGAGACGCTCTACAAGATCTTCCAGTTTACCCTGCTCGGGCAGCTCAACATCCGGCGCATCGTGCTCTACGTGAAGGATGAGGGGCGCTGGCAGTGCACCGTCTCGTTTGGCTTCCAGCTGGCCGACTTCCGCAAGATCGAGCTGCCCGACGAAATCATTGATACCTGCGTGGCGGGGGCCTGCTCCATTTCCTCGTTGAAGCTGGGCGCGGAGTGGCAGAAGCTGGATACGGTGATTCCCGTGACCCAGCAAGACGCGGTGCTGGCCTACGTCATGATTGGCAACGTGCAGGACGACTACGCCGACGAGGAGGCCATCAAGTTCCTGGAAACGCTGAGCAACATCCTGGTGGGGGCCATTGAAAACCGCCGCCTCAACCGCCAGCGGATTTCAGCCGCGGCCATGCGCAAGGAAATCGAAATTGCCCAGGAAGTCCAGAACCTGCTCTTTCCCAGTAAGCTGCCCAACGACAATCAGGTAGCGGTGCACGCCAGCTACGTGCCCCACACGGCCATCGGCGGCGATTACTACGACGTGGTTAGCATCGACCAGGACCGGTTCCTGTTCTGCGTGGCCGACGTATCGGGCAAGGGCGTGCCGGCTTCGCTCCTGATGTCCAACTTCCAGGCCGGCCTGCGCACCCTGCTGCGCCAGAATGTGGAGCTGGCCACCATCGTGCACGAGCTCAACCACCTGCTGTTTCGCAACTCGGGCGGGGAGAAGTTCATCACCGTCTTCTTCGGCATCTACAACCGCGCCACCCGGAAGCTGCAGTACGTCAACGCCGGCCACAACGACCCGATTCTGCTCCCCGATTCGGGCCCGATTCAGTACCTCAAGGAAGGCACCGTGATGCTGGGCATTATGGAAAAGCTGCCCATGCTCACCGTGGGCGAGGCCGACATTCCGCCCCATTCCCTGCTGCTCAGCTACACCGACGGCCTGACCGAAGTCTTCGACGAGAGCGGGGCTGAGTACGGCGAGGAAGGCCTTATCAAGCTTATCCGGCGCAACCGCTACCTGCCCCTCGGGGCTCTGCACAAGGAAATGCTGCGCGAAATCGAGGAGTTCAGCGTCACCAAAAACCACTTCGCCGACGACATCACCATCCTCAGCTGCCGGTTTAAGTGA
- a CDS encoding O-antigen ligase family protein has protein sequence MAAVASLLARLRPQDSAQRLFIGFILLLLLSGSAALLLQTPLWLALPFAGVGVAVLLVDWRWVYYLLLLTLAFSREIPLPGGLSMDVPSEPLMLVLLGCFGVSVLLGRTQLTARIWTHPLVIIMGLALLWSTVSMLFSVNTMKSVKYLLAKTWYIVPFVFVTASIVRRPADVWRLAAFYVVGATITVVYTTLRHATKGLSFDSINWAIQPFYINHVIYAVVQALLVPYAFYAAKDSQGTKRLLWRVALAVLVFGVLLSYTRASIIALPIAGLFYLAVRLRLTRLILGAGAIAAACGAFYFMHQNNYMLYAPDFEKTVFNGHNFEKHLEATYKLEDVSGMERVYRWVAAARMISEKPITGSGPSTFYPEYKRFTVKSFRTYVSDNPEKSTTHNYFLLQLAEQGFPGFLLFVILFGTALVMVENLYHRSRSAQNRRVVLAAGLSLVIIVFHLLLNELVEVDKVGSFFYIALALLMRAEGWIDSEVVKS, from the coding sequence ATGGCCGCTGTTGCTTCCCTTCTGGCGCGCCTGCGTCCCCAAGATTCGGCCCAGCGCCTGTTTATCGGCTTTATTCTGCTGCTGCTGCTCAGTGGCTCGGCCGCGCTCCTGCTCCAGACCCCACTGTGGCTAGCCCTGCCCTTTGCCGGCGTGGGCGTGGCCGTACTGCTCGTCGATTGGCGCTGGGTGTATTACTTACTGCTGCTCACGCTGGCCTTTTCGCGGGAAATTCCCCTGCCCGGCGGCCTGAGCATGGACGTGCCCTCCGAGCCGCTGATGCTGGTTCTGCTGGGCTGCTTCGGGGTGAGCGTGCTGCTGGGCCGCACCCAGCTCACGGCCCGCATCTGGACCCATCCGCTGGTGATTATCATGGGCCTGGCCCTGCTCTGGTCCACGGTGTCGATGCTGTTTTCGGTGAACACCATGAAGTCGGTCAAGTACCTGCTGGCCAAGACCTGGTACATCGTGCCCTTCGTGTTCGTGACGGCCTCCATCGTGCGGCGCCCGGCCGACGTGTGGCGGCTGGCGGCTTTTTACGTGGTGGGCGCCACCATTACGGTGGTGTATACCACCCTGCGGCACGCTACCAAGGGCCTGAGCTTCGACTCGATTAACTGGGCCATTCAGCCGTTTTACATCAACCACGTTATCTACGCCGTGGTGCAGGCCCTGCTGGTGCCCTACGCCTTTTACGCGGCCAAGGACAGCCAGGGCACCAAGCGCCTGCTGTGGCGCGTGGCCCTGGCGGTGCTCGTGTTCGGGGTGCTGCTGTCCTACACCCGGGCTTCCATTATTGCGCTGCCCATTGCCGGCCTGTTCTACCTGGCCGTGCGTCTGCGCCTGACCCGCCTGATTCTGGGCGCGGGGGCCATTGCGGCGGCGTGTGGTGCTTTCTACTTCATGCACCAGAACAACTACATGCTCTACGCCCCCGACTTTGAGAAGACGGTCTTCAACGGCCACAACTTCGAAAAGCACCTGGAGGCTACCTACAAGCTGGAGGACGTGTCGGGCATGGAGCGGGTGTACCGCTGGGTGGCCGCGGCCCGCATGATCAGCGAGAAGCCCATTACCGGCAGCGGCCCCAGTACCTTTTACCCCGAATATAAGCGCTTCACGGTGAAAAGCTTCCGCACCTACGTGAGCGACAACCCGGAGAAGTCCACAACCCACAACTACTTTCTGCTGCAGCTGGCCGAGCAGGGCTTTCCGGGCTTTCTGCTGTTCGTCATTCTCTTCGGCACGGCCCTGGTGATGGTGGAAAACCTCTACCACCGCAGCCGCTCAGCCCAGAACCGGCGCGTGGTGCTGGCCGCGGGCCTGTCCCTGGTCATCATCGTCTTCCACCTGCTGCTCAACGAGCTGGTCGAAGTCGACAAGGTCGGCTCCTTCTTCTACATTGCCCTGGCCCTGCTCATGCGCGCCGAAGGCTGGATAGACAGTGAGGTGGTGAAATCGTGA
- a CDS encoding oligosaccharide flippase family protein, with protein sequence MRNFGLHLGPGCIKKFFGNISFVVLLNLLVKPGWVVIENLVQDRLGHAAFGTFTALFNWTLIVASVSDLGTTQLTTKRVAATPEFLAEYFPTLLPLKGWLSVLFLVIMVGSGWLLGYHGHTLTLLALTGASLLVTQYTQFLRGTLQAHQRFNTDAVLSVLEKALLLGLVLALLPVGITLDRYVGARAVAVLFTFVVLYALVTRLYGRVRYRLRWDHARRLLRASLPLALITLVYGLNERVDMLMLERLASPAQAGYYAAAYRWVDAIMMYLWTVLPLFFAKFAFATGRREEQQELLWFGQRVVTVPLLFVCAFVLFRGEVLFWQFTHSSAQELSQMTLSLKILFVNVLVHAFFAIYSTLLTSTNHEKPVSWLVAGSIGLNVLLNVVLLPRYGAAAAALNTLLCVVFVSGGYLWLVSRRAGVAIPWATIVRLLLAFGLLCGVFWGLQLLLNQWLLEAVGAGLAFVVILFGTGIVRVAELKALRR encoded by the coding sequence TTGCGTAATTTTGGCCTCCATCTAGGCCCTGGCTGTATCAAAAAGTTTTTCGGAAATATCAGTTTTGTCGTCTTGCTAAACCTGCTGGTGAAGCCGGGCTGGGTGGTCATCGAAAACCTGGTGCAGGACCGGCTGGGCCACGCCGCCTTCGGCACGTTCACGGCCTTGTTCAACTGGACGCTGATTGTGGCCTCGGTGTCGGACCTCGGTACTACTCAGCTCACCACCAAGCGGGTAGCGGCCACCCCGGAGTTCCTGGCCGAGTACTTTCCCACCCTGCTGCCGTTGAAAGGCTGGCTGTCGGTGCTGTTTTTGGTCATAATGGTGGGCAGCGGTTGGCTGCTGGGCTACCACGGCCACACGCTCACGCTGCTGGCCCTCACCGGGGCCTCCTTATTGGTAACGCAGTACACCCAGTTTTTGCGCGGCACCCTGCAGGCCCACCAGCGCTTCAACACCGATGCGGTGCTGTCGGTGCTGGAAAAGGCTCTGCTGCTGGGGCTGGTGCTGGCCCTGCTGCCGGTGGGCATTACCCTGGACCGCTACGTAGGCGCCCGGGCCGTGGCGGTGCTCTTTACCTTCGTGGTGCTCTACGCCCTGGTGACGCGGCTCTACGGGCGGGTGCGCTACCGGCTGCGGTGGGACCACGCCCGCCGCCTGCTCCGGGCCAGTCTGCCCCTGGCCCTGATTACGCTGGTCTACGGCCTCAACGAGCGGGTCGACATGCTGATGCTGGAGCGACTGGCTTCCCCGGCCCAGGCCGGCTACTACGCGGCGGCCTACCGCTGGGTCGACGCCATTATGATGTACCTCTGGACGGTGCTGCCGCTGTTTTTTGCCAAGTTTGCCTTTGCCACCGGCCGGCGAGAGGAGCAGCAGGAGCTGCTCTGGTTCGGGCAGCGCGTCGTGACGGTGCCGCTGCTGTTTGTGTGCGCCTTCGTGCTGTTTCGGGGGGAAGTGCTGTTCTGGCAGTTTACCCACAGCTCGGCTCAGGAGCTCAGCCAGATGACGCTCAGCTTGAAGATATTGTTTGTCAACGTGCTGGTGCACGCCTTTTTTGCCATCTACAGCACGTTGCTCACCAGTACCAACCACGAAAAGCCGGTGAGCTGGCTCGTGGCCGGCAGCATCGGGCTCAACGTGCTGCTCAACGTGGTGCTGCTGCCGCGCTACGGGGCCGCCGCCGCTGCCCTGAACACGCTGCTGTGCGTGGTCTTCGTCTCGGGCGGTTACCTGTGGCTGGTGAGCCGGCGGGCGGGCGTGGCCATTCCCTGGGCTACTATTGTACGGCTGCTGCTGGCGTTTGGACTGCTGTGCGGCGTGTTCTGGGGCCTGCAGTTGCTGCTGAATCAGTGGCTGCTGGAGGCCGTAGGGGCGGGGCTGGCCTTCGTGGTCATCTTGTTTGGCACCGGCATCGTGCGGGTGGCTGAGCTCAAGGCCCTGCGCCGCTGA
- a CDS encoding glycosyltransferase family 4 protein: MNIAVNVRFLLPGDKLEGIGRFTFETLSRLVRQHPEHTFHFLFDRAYDPRYLFADNVVPHVLLPPARHPFLFVAWFEGAVAAWLSKHRPAVFLSPDGFTTLRTKVPRLTVVHDLAFEHFPQDVDWLQRKYYHYFTPKFVRASARIVAVSEATRQDLVKTYGTPADKIRVVYNAADAHFRPLGAEEQQDVRDRFSAGKPYFLFVGALQPRKNLVNLLRAFDEFKTRTGSGAKLLIVGRTAWKAGAMFDAYQQMQHRGAVHLTGRVTDVELVQLYAAARATVYVPYFEGFGIPIIEAQACASPVLTSNCSSMPEVAGEAALLVDPLSVPSITAGLTRLEADAGLRAELVQKGLANVQRFSWVRSAEQIWQNIVEVTAGQLNR, translated from the coding sequence TTGAATATTGCCGTTAACGTCCGTTTCCTGCTGCCCGGCGACAAGCTCGAAGGCATAGGCCGTTTCACCTTCGAAACGCTCAGCCGCCTGGTACGGCAGCACCCCGAGCACACCTTTCACTTCCTCTTCGATAGGGCCTACGACCCGCGCTATTTGTTTGCCGACAACGTGGTGCCCCACGTGCTGCTGCCCCCGGCCCGCCACCCGTTTCTGTTCGTGGCCTGGTTTGAGGGCGCCGTGGCGGCGTGGCTCAGCAAGCACCGCCCGGCCGTGTTTCTGAGCCCCGACGGCTTTACCACGCTACGCACCAAAGTGCCCCGCCTGACGGTGGTTCACGATTTGGCCTTCGAGCATTTCCCCCAGGACGTGGACTGGCTGCAGCGCAAGTACTACCACTATTTTACCCCGAAATTCGTGCGGGCCTCGGCGCGCATCGTGGCCGTGTCGGAAGCCACCCGGCAGGATCTGGTAAAGACCTACGGTACCCCGGCCGACAAAATCCGGGTGGTGTACAACGCCGCCGACGCCCATTTTCGGCCGTTGGGAGCTGAGGAGCAGCAGGACGTGCGGGACCGGTTCAGCGCCGGCAAGCCCTACTTTCTATTTGTGGGCGCCCTGCAGCCGCGCAAAAATTTGGTCAACCTGCTGCGGGCTTTCGACGAGTTCAAAACCCGCACCGGCTCGGGGGCCAAGCTGCTCATCGTGGGCCGCACGGCCTGGAAAGCCGGAGCCATGTTCGACGCCTACCAGCAGATGCAGCACCGTGGGGCCGTGCACCTCACCGGCCGCGTAACGGATGTGGAGCTGGTGCAGCTCTACGCGGCGGCCCGGGCCACGGTGTACGTACCCTACTTCGAGGGCTTCGGCATTCCCATCATCGAGGCCCAGGCCTGCGCCTCCCCGGTCTTGACTTCCAACTGCAGCTCCATGCCCGAGGTGGCCGGCGAGGCAGCCCTGCTCGTCGACCCGCTGTCGGTGCCTTCCATTACCGCGGGCCTGACCCGCCTGGAAGCCGATGCCGGGCTGCGCGCCGAGCTGGTGCAGAAAGGCCTGGCCAACGTGCAGCGCTTTTCCTGGGTGCGCAGCGCGGAGCAAATCTGGCAGAATATTGTTGAAGTCACCGCCGGCCAGCTAAACCGGTAG